A window of Daphnia pulicaria isolate SC F1-1A chromosome 4, SC_F0-13Bv2, whole genome shotgun sequence genomic DNA:
ACCAAAGACAATCCATTTCAATAACATCCGTGTTGACGTATTAATTCAAATGCGTCAGTGACTAGTGAAGTTATTTCTAATAGAATTTTGAActtgaaaacttttttatttattttcctgttCTGTATTTATGAAAACTTCGAACTGAATGGATGAAACTGATtctaaaaaaagttaaaactttTAGATCTTGTGACGTATCAAACTTGTCTTCAATAAACAATAAGACCTTGTGACGTATCAATATTTGTTTCCATAAACAACGAAACAGCATCAGTAATTCAATTCGCCAACAAAGGGAATGTCCTTTTGGCCTTGACGAACTTTATTAATACGAATCACCACGTACGAAGAAAATACGAAAATTTAGATATCTTCAGGTGCAAAGGATAAATTCGCTTTCAATGTTAGCTTATCGACATCAAAGAACCGACACGCAATTTGTTGTCGACAAAGAACCGACACAAATTGTTATTGTCATTTGATTTTGACAAAGAAATTTGATGCGGCGGAGCATGACCCATTTTCTTTAGAATGCAGTTTTAAGTACGCCATTTTGAAGTAGGAAAAGTAAAACTGCTGAATAAATGTTACAAAACACTTTAAAATGAAAGTATGTAGAACAATGCATATGACGCAAAGAATATGACAATATGACCATAAAGTAAACACAAATATTCAGGACCCAGATTCTACTGTCGCATTATCGAACACAATACTCAATACTTCATTTGTTGTCGAACGTGATAAGTGGAAAATCTAACAAGCAGGCATCACCCtagattatatgtaaaatcttttaatttattttttattttaaaaaagaaaatatatttatttttaccaaTTAAATTTCTCCTTTGGTGATGTCAAGCGATTTCTTACTAAAAATGTAGCAACCACTTCTGCAACCTTGTCTGGCACATCTTCGTGTACCGCGTGCCCACACTGAGGAAGCACTTGCATTTGGAACTTTCCTATTTAggccacaaacaaaaattgacattAAGACGAAAAcggattttaatatttttcaaactattatttgaatttgacttgCCTTGCATCTGACCAACGGTTAGTTCTCGGTCGAGTCGGTCAATGCCGGCCAACAGCAGGAGCTTCGCAACAGGAATGGCTAAAAATGTAGCCGAGAGACCATGGAACCATCCCGGCCATTGGTGTTCAGTTTTTGTCAGATCAATACGCCAGTGATAGCCAGTCTTAGGACTAACGGCCTAAATACAAGGACGAGAAGTTTTTGCTTAAAATTTACTCTAAATGTGATGTAACTTGATAAATTATCCGAAAATCTTACTGGAGGGAAAAATGTAGGTTCTCTAGTTGAAGGAgaactttcaattttttcatcttcatcatcttctgttATACATTCACCATGTTTGAGCGCATTCGAAGTTTGTGTTGTAGCATCGAGTGGTGAAGAAGCGGTAGGAGTGGTGACTGTTTCTGGCACATCAGATGTAGCGCATTCTCCAGTCACGTCACtagatgaattgaaaattttgttgaagTTCTACATTTTCAAATACACAACTCAATGGATACCTCCGTAATTGACCAGGCATAGACACTCTAGCAGATTCACCGTTTCTAATCTGACCACTTCTGACACTataaaaacacaacaaatgaaattgttATAATTAGAAAGTTTTTACAATCAAACTTATTCAATAGTATTTCAGTAACCTAAATACCTCCATTCAATGGCTTGTTCCAAGGAGAGAAACTGTTTGGGTCTTGAtcttagaaaattttgcaTAGAGGCTAGTGCTTCCATTGCTGTTCCCTCCACAACATCGATCACAATGAGCCCAGCAATCATTGGGAGCTGATCTGTAGCAGCAGCATGAACTGCAATTGCTCCTCCCATACTATGTCCAATAAGAACAATGGGAGGAGGGTCTGATCCAAAGACATGTTTGACCACTGATACAATATCATCAGCTTGGGTTTCTGCTGAAAGATTTTCATCATTGTGTGTCTTGCTGTCACCATGACCCCTCATGTCAATTGCAAGAATCTGACAGGAAACCAGCCCTTCAATGCATTCCTAATAAAACGGTGAATTAGAAATATACATCATAAAACATTAACATTATTTAGATAAGAATAAATTACAGCAAACAACGACCAGCTCAGAGCAGAAAATCCACCTCCATGAAGCAGAACAAGAAGAGGGCCAGAAGATCCTCTACGATAAACCTGAAATGAATCTCCATCTTCATTTACCACTATTTTTTCACGTGATGTAAAATAACGGCTCCAATGAATAGGGGTataatctttcttctttcccattCCACTAGGTCttgaaaagctaaaaaataaaataaaaatattgttgtcTCAGATACAGTACCACAAACAATGGTACCTTTTGGATGAAGGAGGAGGGAGGCCCAAAGGAGCAATCAATTTACACCTTACTTTCTTCAAAGCACTTGCTTCCATTTTTAAGATCAAATGTTATTGTAAAAATTACCGACTAACCAGATTTCATTTCAGATTTTCTGTCAGGCAGTGCACACAGCAGCTGGCTGCTGGAATAATAGAATAATGTCGTCTGCAACTGTGATTTGCAACATAAATATATCGCTACGCATTCAATTAAATCAAGATCGATTGTCAGTAAGTTTTTAACTGAATGTTTATGAATGTTTATAAATTGAATGGAGGATTCTCGGCAGCTTCCATTAAATAAgtttaatgaaagaattatttttgatttcataaCATCCAAACTAAGCccttgtggcctaatggataaggcgccagCCTCCTAAGTTGGAGATTGTGGGTTCGAGTCCCACCAAGGGTATCTCACCTTTttggtatttaaaaaaccaaaagcaactttaaattattcttttctttcttttttcgcatctactatcttcttttccttctcttcgcagatttttctatcattttcATATCGGAGAATTAAACGCatgaatttatattttaacttttttaggGGCATTTAGTAGCAAATTCTGCCATATCCATTCTCATTGGTCGAACATCCTAGACATTTTATCGAATTGGTTCTATAGACATTTCTATGTCTCTACTCAACAGTTGAAAACACAGAACAAAATTGTTCCCATTTCCTAATAGACCTACCAATACCTAGGGCCTACCAAATAATAACGGGCAACGGGAAGTTGACAGTCACGCACTTTTTCGATGTAGTAACGGTTCAGTAGAGCAGGTCAAAGGTGACTTTAGATTtccataaaaagtgaaaacacaacagaTTCGGTATGCTCCACgctatttgatttttcatttaaaaacttTGCCAAATTGTATCCGTAAGTTCACATTTCTTTCGTTTTGAACACTAAGACGACTTTGTTGATTAACTATAACTTACTATAATATCAGCTAACTCTATAACTTACTAGTAGCGATGggtcaaataaaattaacaacgaatggaaatgttttgaaaagatGGAATATATACAGTAGGTATAAgtacaaaatttttaatagtaCGGtgtaaaattgaattgaatatttCCTCTCCTCGAGCACAGTACATTCAGACATTCTGTATTTAGccaatatattttttcgttttccttttttgttcttctgttTGTTATATTCTGCTTTTGTAAGAATTGCGCTCCACCTTTCTCCGGAAAAGCAATAGACGGTCCATGTGACATTTCACTTCCCATGTATTTTAGGTTTAGTTTTGACCTATATGATTctttcgagaaagaaaaatgaaagtctATAATTATTTGTATGTTGCTGAACAATGGACATTCATCCAGTCTCATCCAGTGTGCCATGTTTAAAGCAGAGATGGTAGAGATACTATATGGAGCCGTTTCAAAATCAATAGAAAGTAAAATACAGTACAACAAAATAAGCGGAGaaatttaacttaaaatttgTCGGGGTCGCAATGGACGTAATCATGGTCACGCGTGCACACAATCATCATTCATTGTAGCTCCGCCTTGACTTCCTTCCTTGAAAAAAGCCACTTCCCGACATTAACAGAAAATAAGAGTAGaattcgttaaaaaaattcaaccacAGTTGTGCTCCACTACTGCAACTGAACTGTCTAACAATATGTGTCGTTCTGTGTCATCGATAGGcgcgattttttattttttattttcgttggcGGCAGCAGATTGGATTTGCCCAGTCGGgaataaatattgttttcagtGGATAAACGAACCCCCTAGGACTTGGAATGAAACCCGAGCTAGATGTGCCCAAATAGGAGGAGATCTTCCTGGGGCAGACCATTTGGTATGGAATTCGAATATAACCGAATAAGTATATATAAGTCAATAGTGCTAACTAGCCAAATGCAAAAACAGTGAAATCCTCATTTGgcgggaaatatttaaaaaaaaaatcgatttattACATATTATCATATTACATTTGTCTGTCTGAGTTAAAGACACGCAATTAGTAATAAGATTCTTTTAAAATCGGCaaccaaaactttttttttatatcgtgCATAATCGATGTTTATATAAATCAAGGAAACAAAatctcgttttttcttttttgtttaatagcCATGTAACCATCGCTAGATCACATTTTGCATGaataaattatttccaaattcattttagCATGTATTGAGCCACGCATGGGTTAATGAATATCCTTTCTGGACAAGTCTGTGTTTCAGCAATGGACGTCTGCAATGGTTAGGAACCATTTCATGTACTGTAGCGTTTgcgttaattatttttaagataAGAAATTGATTAGCGAATTTTGTTCTCCAAATTAGACGAGGAACGAAATCTTGCATTTATTGATACATTTTTGCCTGGCTTGACGACACTTCACGATGTCGACGGCAAAATGTACTGTTTCTACACTAACGGCAACATGGTTGATCCACTGACAACTTTCGGCCTCTCTCTGAAAGACAGTCAACATTTAATAGGATCTATGTGTGTTTCAGACTACCGATTCACTCACTCCTTCATCGGTAATAATAAACATTGTATACATTTTCTACTAAATCTAAATGTGGTTACTTGGGTTtgcaagtttattttttatgttgaaaacTTTTCTAGGATCAACGCTGGGAGGACATGTATTATCAGCCTCGATGATAGCTGAGGGCACCGATATAGACTGGGGCCCTATAAGGCAAAATCAAGACGGTTTCGTAAATATTTTCCCACTCCAAGCTACTTCTCTGAAATTAAAATGCGTCGTCCAAACAACAAACGACGCTCATAAATCATCAGTCCGCATAAGGTGGATTCGAAATAATGGTTACTTAGGCAATTTTTCTCAGGTTCGTTCTTGAATAATAGTTACGCATCAGGGTAGCGTTCTGTATTTGTCAAACAAAACATTACTATTTTAGTAAATAacccaactcttttttttgtgattttttttttcttcaggagGTTAGTTTTGCTTCTGCGGAGGATCTAATTCCTTGGATTGGATTTATTCATTGTGAAACGTCTTATCTGAATCACCAACCAGTCTACAGTCAAGGAATTCACTTGGTGGTGTGGAACACGGTGACAGCACGTCTCATTTCCACCTGTATTTCTTGCAAAGTGCAGAGCATAATAGAGAcagcaaaaattattttagcacAGGTAAAAATTCATAATTTAATCACATAGattcttaaaaaattaaaaattacaatGAACGTATATTGCTATAGTTTGTAGAGATGGAAATCACTCCAGGTAAAGGAACAGCAATGGAATTCTACATTGAGCCTCCCGTTATACACCACACTACCATCTCGTTCATGATTCATATAAAGAATAaggtagaaaaaaatatctatATTTATTAGACACtgctttaattttttatgacACATTTTAGAAAATCGATAAGTTTGATTTCAGAATGGTTGAAAAACTTGGCAACGAATTCCAACTATCGCGCTGGGCAAAGAGTCGTTCTCTATTTCTTCCCAGCGATTCCGATTTAGTTCTTGAGATTATTAGTCCATGCAACATGGTCTTGCCACAGGATCGTCAGAACACGACATGGATTGGTTATTTAGGTCAAACGGTACCATCCGGGAATTTTATTGATGGCCCCATCTGCGTTAACAATCATGGGGCCATTGTAACAAGAACAGCCAGATGCGGTTTGTCTGATTTACGTCCAACACCTCACGAAGTAAATATTCAAATGCAATGAACACGaagaataaataacaaacaaagttGTATATGCTGGAAGGAATGTTTCTCTATGAAAATTAGACGAGAAGACCCACAATGTTTCAACGGCTTCTATCCAGCTGATGGGAAATGTTACCGAATGACAGAAGCTTCTGATTTTGCCACAGCTGTCGCTAAATGTTGGGTCGGATGGCCAGTGCAACCCGAAATATTGCTGCCAAACAGTATATCCAATTGGGTGCAGACTTCACGCGAATGGATCTATCAGACTCACTATTCACCAGCTTCCCTAGTTTGGCTTCCCCTACGACGCGTTAATAGGGCGGCTCCTCTTCAAACCCCAGTCTGGAGTTGGAACACAAGTACAATTTTGAACACATTCATTTCCCTTCTGTTTGAAAGTTTTtataacattttcaattcgGACATTCTGACATACAGTGAGCAACCGGTGGATTCACATGGCCAACGATTGGAACACCACAGTTGAAAGCTCTGACGTCAGCCGTTTATGTGCGGCATACGATTTAGTAAGGAATAAATTGATCAGCACTTCATGCCAAAATCATCTTCCGATGATCTGTAGTCGACCATTATTATCACAACCCCTCAGTTCCGCTCAATCGGGTGACGTGGGAGAATACTTTTGCGAGTATGACTATCAATAACCTAAAGGAAAGGACAgtatgataaaaatatttcaaccaTTTCGTTATTTATAGCCCCGGTTGGCTGACTCATTGGCTTGTGCTGGACACGGGAATTTGCTACAAACGCTTCACGCTAAAGGAAGCCATCGATGCGGATGAAGCTCAGCAATTCTGCGTAAAACGCGGAGGACATCTTGCCAACGCCCCAACTCACAGCACACGACTAGCTCTGGAGCAAGTCTACTCTTACTTTAATAACAGAAGCGTCGTTGACTCTTGGATCGGACTGAGGAATCAAGATGGCCAGCCAGGAACTTTTAGCTGGGTGAACGAAACGGCTGGTGACCATAGCAAGACGTACAACTGGCACCCTTATAACGAATTTAGTGAAGGCTACGCGTCAGCATTTCGTAATGGCATGTGGTGGAATTGGCCACGTCACACAAAACTGTGGGGTCTGGTCTGCCAAAAGAACGCGTCCGATTGGAAAGAAGGCATTCGATTGCTGCTTGAACCGTCTAATGACCCGATTAGGGAAGGGGAATACGCTCTCGTTTTCACGTACGAACCCAAACCCATTCTTCAAGATGAAAACGACGATTACATCACACCCGCAGCGTTCGAGACAAAGAAGATATTGAATCATTCTTATTTGACTAAATCCTTTTGGCTATCCGATTTTGACGTTGTCTGTCATTTCACTAACTACGTTCGACGCTTCAGTTTCCCCAGAGGATTTCGTCGACAGTATCGAGCTCTGGTCCCCGTGTCAACGGCCATGGGGTCGGGACCTTTCACTTGCGAAGCATGGTTCAACAAACCGGCCTTTCGATTCCAATCGAATACGATCATTCACCGACCCGCTCACTGGCACAACTTCGTCATTGTTGTGTCGAAACAAAATCCTCTCTATCCTGCAGGCTACCGCCAGTCACCAGAAATAAACTGGAATGGCGAATCAGCTGTTAATGACCTTTTGCAACGAATGAATTTGAACCGATTCCGCTATTTCAAGGAtttcatgaaaaatttttcggtTGTCACAATAAGTGTCGAGCCCAACCAGAATAATGCGACTGGTACTGCAAATATTATCAATTATTTAGTGTCATTTTTCCTTTCGCCGGATGTCCAGCGTTTCGATCTGTTTGCAAACATAAGACAATGCCAAACAGGGTGGGATTCGAACGCATTTAAAACCAGCACGCTAGACTACGAGAGCATCCTTCATTTACTCCTCCAGTTTTGCTTACCTTTGGTCTATCGAAATGGCGAAGATTACCAGTTTATTGAAGTACGAAGCACTGTAGCCTGTCCATCAATTCATCCACCCGAGACATTTGGCCATCACCTTCGTGATGAAACTTCCATGGCGATCAACCGGTTCGCTTGGTCAATGACAAATATTAACCGGATGGCTAGATCTACCAACCCCTGTTTGATAGAAGGGCATATTGTTCGTCGTACCTGCACGGGAAGCTTTGAGCAAGGTGCCATCTGGGGACCACCAAAGGTAAACTTAATTCATACTTAATTAATTCGTGTTTCCtataactttgaaaaactaacgttgttttattgatttactTTCTTAATTATCGCGATCCAttcaatcttttaaaaaaatgtgtctcTTTAGATTGCGGAGTCGAACAAGATATTGGATGAAGCAACCACTATTTGCCAAGTGGCAGATTACACGGAAAATAAGATGTATCAACTAGAACGACTGTCGATGGCTGCCACGGTCGACGGTCTTTCTCTTTCATCAGAAGCCATTTTAACAGAGTTGCTAAAAGAATGGGATGAGCAACCTTTCTTGTCTATGGCTAGCCTCGAATTAACTATTTCCAGTCTTCGTCAAATATTGAACAGATCTCGAAATCAAACTGCCCAGCTAAATCGCCTTCTCTTAACCACAGTTATCGAACGGGTAATATTTTGTCGTCTATTTTTTGAGCGCGCAAAATAATTTCAGAGATtctaaaaatcattttctgaaTTTAGATGATACACCCGGGTAAATGCCCGCTGCCTGAATTGCAATTCTTACCCGACGTTCTAGAAGATTTGATTCAGCTGTTCTCCGATCTACCTGCATTGGACAACAGGGGATCGCGAGTTCGGGTCAATATTGGCGACCAGGTCTCTGTCGTGGCGGATGGAATTGATACTACGCTCGGAAACCAACACTTTGCATCCGAGATAGTGATCGATTTCAATCGCCTCTCAGTCACCATCCAGAAAGATGCCGAGAATAGCGTTTTATCCACCGTCGTGGCTCTACTTCCGTCTGAGCTTTTGGCTATCGATCCGGTGACAAAGAACAGCATCATCGATCTGTACAAGGTAGATGCCAGCGATCGGACTCAGAGGAGCATACTCGGGAAATTCATCGCCAGCCAAACAATCGTACACGTCAACTTGAAATCCGTCGTCAAGACGTCAGCGACTCCATTTATGCTGGCCTTCAAAATTGAGGGGCCGTCATCGGCGGAGAGTACCTTTTTGTGTGCGCGCTGGGACTCGCGTTTGAATGACGTCCACGGCGGTTGGCTAACGGGCGATTGCTGGTATCTCGGACGCACGGATGAAGCCGGAACTCACCTCTGTCAGTGCCATTCTTCCGGTATCTACGGCTTGTTCCACTCCGAAGAGGACAGAACACTGCGCTTGGCTTTGATTCGACGACTGCCGATTGTCATCAATGTGATCCTATTCCTCTTTATGACTTCCTGCCTGATTATTCGCTCGGCATTCGTCTGTCGAAAAGCGGTCCGTGAAATGGATTTGGTGGAGCTGGGCGCACGTCTCCAGCTGGTGATCGCTTGGTTAACGATGCTATTTTGCCATCTTGGCCAATACTTTGCACCGGGCCAAAAAGTTGGTTGCATTATCTTGACAACGTTGTTTCAGTTCTTCCTAACGGCCGCTTTCTTCTGGAATATCATTCTCCTGGTCGTCCGGCGCTGGCAAATTCACCAACGCTGGATCAGCAATCAACACGCCTGTCTGGCAAAACTCTCTTTTGCCGTGTGGGCGCTCAGTTCCCTCAGCGTTGTGACGATTCCGATTTACAAGTGGAAATACGTTCACGCCAAACTGGCGATAATATCAGAATGCTGGATAGAAGATCCGATCGATTTTGGATTGACGGTTGCCATAGTTTGTCTGGCTAGCCTCGTCAGTCTCATTTTAAATGTGAAGAATCTTGGCGATCAAAGGGAATTCGGAGTCGCCTCAGATTGGAACGCCAGTGACGTTCTGGGAGCCGTGAATACGCCACTGATGTGCCTGACCGGATTGCTCGCCATCTCGGACAACAGCTGGCTACATTCAACTCCGGTTGCTATCACTTTCAGCTTCACCTCATCATTGCTCGGTCTTATTTGGCTGTGCACTTTCTGCACGCTGGTAGCCAACCCTACGgtcaaacatgaatttcaacaTTCCAATCGCAAACTTGGTCAGGATTTGCAACTGAAAACCATTTATGGCTCCACTATCGAATATCTTACCGATCGTTGATGTCCTAATCGGTCCTAATGCGACATAATGTGTATATGTTTACTAACCCATAAATATAACTCGATATGCAAACTAAGAAAATATGCCATGATACAGTTTATTTGCCTTACGTAATTAATGAACTACACACATCACGTCAGTGAACAAAATAGGAAAGTCGTGGAATCGTGTCATCTATAAATATCCACAAGGTTCATTATAATTACCTCAAGCacatgaggggggggggtgttaAAGTGGGATGGGAGAGATGTAAAAAAAGCTGAGAAGTGAAAGCTGTAACACCAATAACATACAATTAGGGGATGAAGATCAAAGAATCAAAGGTCGGTAACTCAGCATCAACAACCATCCGAGTTCCATCACGCAACCGCAAAGAAATGTGACACGTGGAGAGTATTGTAACGAGCGAAAGCGTGAGCTTGAGTAACTATGCTTAACTTTGAGTTATACTCTGTGCGCATCTAAGAAAATATTCTATTCTATCGATAtgttgtcaatttttttgtttggttggaaatgGAATTAACAAAACACCCTAAATATTCTAACCTaatctattggaatttttgtgCTATAGATTTTCAACTAACCTAACTTCAGATGCACTTAAAAATACGCGTTTGCTGTATCCCACACGCAAAAATAGTTGCAGttatacagtcgcggctgaaagtttctatacgtgtagctcaaaaatacgcctttttactgtgtattggcggatggtgttagcctatggtagaggttgagctaccttatttgctagtttctttattttttaccgcccTTCTTTACTTAACTCTTCCTCTTAACATCGATTACTAATTTACCCGCGATACCCCAAACGTTATACTCATTCCTATTGCCTAATGCTAAAATGAAACTAATCGATGCAGAAATTGCCACAGTTACAAACTGATCAATCCTCTGCCATTTTAACGTTTCATTTTAGAGCTATTGCTAGTTTATTGGGCATAGACTCAATTGTCTGATTATCGGCCATGGTTACCCATAGTTGAGAAAGCCCCGCCAACAAATCATTGTCGGAGGTGTAAGGGGGTAAAACTTAAGAAAATCGAGCAAATAAGGTAGCTCAACCTCTATCATAGGTTgacaccatccgccaatacacatTAAAAAGGCGGGTTTTGGagctacacgtatagaaactttcagccgcgactgtagATTATATTGTTATCACTCGGTAAACAATGTtgctgtgaaaaaaaatacattattttatcCCCGCAGCTGCAACGGAAATCTTTAGGTTAaggaatgataaaaaaataaaaactaattaatCGCCGATAACTTTGCTTCAAAAAATAGAATTGTAAGTTGAAGCGCAAGGTGCTGGTTTTTGGTAGtctccaaaataaaattaaggcTGAAAATTTCGGGTGAaagctttattttttaacagctTTCAAGTTCGTTTCAATATACGGGACTTGTATAATATTCAGTCAGggaatgagagaaagaaagtgaGTGTATTACATCCAAATGAGGGAGGGGGATGTTGACACGAGAATGGACACGAGTCGTAGATGAATGTGAGCAGATGAGATAGAGGACGTTAGACATCCAACAAACaatgagagggaaaaaaaagagaagactcgtttttttgaataattatttatgatttttcagacaagaaatgaattttggtTGTTATAAGatttcgttttaatttttgggtCGAGgggtttcttctcttttcctttctcttttctttatagTAGATAAATATTTACAACATAAATCGGTTAAAAAACATGAGTAAGCGAAAATAACATGCAAATGTCATTTCGTTCTTGTTTGCTTCCTTCAAGTATAACTGACCTGTTCAACAACCGGTCGACTGGCAAACCATTCTATATCGTCAATATCCCAGTTCAccccaaaataaaatgatgataacaagtcaaataataaaaacagatgGTCGGTacagatgaaaaataaataaataaatgtttagcTTGTTTAATGAGATCCAGCATTGCTAACACGATGGACTCTGGTGCGAAATTCACTTGGCGGTCCCGCCATGGACACGTTGCGCTTACAGCCGCTTGATTCCTCTCGCGACGAACTACATGGAATCAAATTAATgattaatgaaaaagaaaaacaaaatgcggaAGTATCGATACCTACCAGATAAGAAAAATTGTTACTCCAACGAAAACGAGGAACAAAGACCTTCAAAaaccaaattattatttgatttgattatacCTTAGTGAacgtaataaaagaaaactgcGTTTCTTACCCAATGGCGACCATGGCCACCATCCAAATGTTGAATTCACCATCGTCTATGTGCGCGGATTAAAGCATCGCAAATAAAGCAAAGACAAAATAGTCAATAAACATGATGAACCGT
This region includes:
- the LOC124338584 gene encoding protein phosphatase methylesterase 1-like → MEASALKKVRCKLIAPLGLPPPSSKSFSRPSGMGKKKDYTPIHWSRYFTSREKIVVNEDGDSFQVYRRGSSGPLLVLLHGGGFSALSWSLFAECIEGLVSCQILAIDMRGHGDSKTHNDENLSAETQADDIVSVVKHVFGSDPPPIVLIGHSMGGAIAVHAAATDQLPMIAGLIVIDVVEGTAMEALASMQNFLRSRPKQFLSLEQAIEWSVRSGQIRNGESARVSMPGQLRSDVTGECATSDVPETVTTPTASSPLDATTQTSNALKHGECITEDDEDEKIESSPSTREPTFFPPAVSPKTGYHWRIDLTKTEHQWPGWFHGLSATFLAIPVAKLLLLAGIDRLDRELTVGQMQGKFQMQVLPQCGHAVHEDVPDKVAEVVATFLVRNRLTSPKEKFNWVMPAC
- the LOC124338601 gene encoding uncharacterized protein LOC124338601 translates to MCRSVSSIGAIFYFLFSLAAADWICPVGNKYCFQWINEPPRTWNETRARCAQIGGDLPGADHLHVLSHAWVNEYPFWTSLCFSNGRLQWLGTISYEERNLAFIDTFLPGLTTLHDVDGKMYCFYTNGNMVDPLTTFGLSLKDSQHLIGSMCVSDYRFTHSFIGSTLGGHVLSASMIAEGTDIDWGPIRQNQDGFVNIFPLQATSLKLKCVVQTTNDAHKSSVRIRWIRNNGYLGNFSQEVSFASAEDLIPWIGFIHCETSYLNHQPVYSQGIHLVVWNTVTARLISTCISCKVQSIIETAKIILAQFVEMEITPGKGTAMEFYIEPPVIHHTTISFMIHIKNKKIDKFDFRMVEKLGNEFQLSRWAKSRSLFLPSDSDLVLEIISPCNMVLPQDRQNTTWIGYLGQTVPSGNFIDGPICVNNHGAIVTRTARCGLSDLRPTPHEECFSMKIRREDPQCFNGFYPADGKCYRMTEASDFATAVAKCWVGWPVQPEILLPNSISNWVQTSREWIYQTHYSPASLVWLPLRRVNRAAPLQTPVWSWNTMSNRWIHMANDWNTTVESSDVSRLCAAYDLVRNKLISTSCQNHLPMICSRPLLSQPLSSAQSGDVGEYFCDPGWLTHWLVLDTGICYKRFTLKEAIDADEAQQFCVKRGGHLANAPTHSTRLALEQVYSYFNNRSVVDSWIGLRNQDGQPGTFSWVNETAGDHSKTYNWHPYNEFSEGYASAFRNGMWWNWPRHTKLWGLVCQKNASDWKEGIRLLLEPSNDPIREGEYALVFTYEPKPILQDENDDYITPAAFETKKILNHSYLTKSFWLSDFDVVCHFTNYVRRFSFPRGFRRQYRALVPVSTAMGSGPFTCEAWFNKPAFRFQSNTIIHRPAHWHNFVIVVSKQNPLYPAGYRQSPEINWNGESAVNDLLQRMNLNRFRYFKDFMKNFSVVTISVEPNQNNATGTANIINYLVSFFLSPDVQRFDLFANIRQCQTGWDSNAFKTSTLDYESILHLLLQFCLPLVYRNGEDYQFIEVRSTVACPSIHPPETFGHHLRDETSMAINRFAWSMTNINRMARSTNPCLIEGHIVRRTCTGSFEQGAIWGPPKIAESNKILDEATTICQVADYTENKMYQLERLSMAATVDGLSLSSEAILTELLKEWDEQPFLSMASLELTISSLRQILNRSRNQTAQLNRLLLTTVIERMIHPGKCPLPELQFLPDVLEDLIQLFSDLPALDNRGSRVRVNIGDQVSVVADGIDTTLGNQHFASEIVIDFNRLSVTIQKDAENSVLSTVVALLPSELLAIDPVTKNSIIDLYKVDASDRTQRSILGKFIASQTIVHVNLKSVVKTSATPFMLAFKIEGPSSAESTFLCARWDSRLNDVHGGWLTGDCWYLGRTDEAGTHLCQCHSSGIYGLFHSEEDRTLRLALIRRLPIVINVILFLFMTSCLIIRSAFVCRKAVREMDLVELGARLQLVIAWLTMLFCHLGQYFAPGQKVGCIILTTLFQFFLTAAFFWNIILLVVRRWQIHQRWISNQHACLAKLSFAVWALSSLSVVTIPIYKWKYVHAKLAIISECWIEDPIDFGLTVAIVCLASLVSLILNVKNLGDQREFGVASDWNASDVLGAVNTPLMCLTGLLAISDNSWLHSTPVAITFSFTSSLLGLIWLCTFCTLVANPTVKHEFQHSNRKLGQDLQLKTIYGSTIEYLTDR